The Cinclus cinclus chromosome 3, bCinCin1.1, whole genome shotgun sequence genome has a window encoding:
- the LOC134041562 gene encoding gallinacin-2-like, with amino-acid sequence MKILGLLFSLLFLALQVSPGLSSPRREMLFCRGGSCHFGACPIHLVKVGSCFGFRSCCKPPWNLRNVDEPFIEEQ; translated from the exons ATGAAGATCCTTggccttctcttttctctcctcttcttgGCACTCCAGGTTTCTCCAG GTTTGTCTTCTCCCCGGAGGGAAATGCTTTTCTGTAGAGGAGGGAGCTGTCACTTTGGAGCGTGCCCCATCCACCTGGTTAAAGTTGGAAGCTGCTTTGGGTTCCGCTCCTGCTGCAAACC GCCATGGAACCTAAGAAATGTTGATGAGCCATTCATTGAAGAGCAATGA
- the LOC134041507 gene encoding uncharacterized protein LOC134041507, giving the protein MKILFLLFPLILLLVQGAAGEKRGKDGNELQCRHRRGYCSFGRCIPPARPIGRCTGQTICCRGPGARAASTDIAQVQPACTKDCTSPALSLRLLHHTLGIAGQGDRVAGKGKSSVCGAQGHSPGWTLHTGDSRLVGYRPLLPCCARNQHLSQPQEDPGQTSAMRILYLLFPLLLLLLHSAAGSALAPTNKKQCERENGFCGFLKCSFPFVIKGKCSRFFFCCKNLWG; this is encoded by the exons ATGAAGATCctgttcctgctcttcccccTGATCCTCCTGTTGGTCCAGGGTGCTGCAGGTGAGAAGAGGGGGAAGGATGGCAA TGAGCTTCAATGCAGACACCGCAGAGGATACTGCTCTTTTGGGAGATGTATCCCCCCTGCAAGGCCTATTGGAAGATGTACAGGACAAACCATCTGCTGCAGAGG ACCtggagccagggctgccagcactgaCATAGCCCAGGTCCAACCTGCCTGCACCAAGGACTGCACCTCACCTGCCCTGAGCCTGAGGCTGCTGCACCACACCCTGGGCAttgcagggcagggggacagaGTGGCAGGGAAA GGCAAAAGCAGCGTGtgtggggcacagggacactccCCTGGCTGGACTCTTCACACAGGTGATTCCAGGTTGGTTGGTTACAGACCACTTCTGCCTTGCTGTGCTCGGAACCAACACCTTTCTCAG CCCCAAGAAGACCCAGGACAGACATCAGCCATGAGGATCCTCTACCTGCTCTTCCCCTTGCTCCTCCTGTTGCTCCACAGTGCTGCAG GATCTGCCTTGGCTCCAACAAATAAGAAACAATGTGAGCGAGAAAATGGGTTTTGTGGATTTCTGAAGTGCTCTTTCCCCTTCGTCATCAAAGGAAAATGTTCCAGGTTCTTCTTCTGCTGCAAAAA TCTCTGGGGATAA
- the LOC134041508 gene encoding gallinacin-5-like yields MTQDPGLEAWESCSELRLCWRLPGMRILPVLCALLLLMLQGVTGLSPVRASAQDCERRGGFCSRRSCPPGIGRVGLCSEQEYCCRMEG; encoded by the exons ATGACACAAGATCCTGGGCTGGAGGCCTGGGAATCCTGCTCAG AGCTGCGACTCTGCTGGCGACTCCCAGGCATGAGGATCCTGCCTGtcctctgtgctctgctcctcctgaTGCTCCAGGGAGTGACAG ggctgtccccgGTTCGAGCATCAGCCCAGGACTGCGAGCGCCGAGGGGGATTCTGCTCCCGCCGCTCCTGCCCGCCGGGCATTGGCCGCGTCGGCCTCTGCTCCGAGCAGGAATACTGCTGTCGGAT GGAAGGGTAG